From the genome of Spirochaetota bacterium:
GGACAGGCGCGCGGCGCGCGCGCGTACCATCGAACTTTTGGATCAGGTGGGCATTCCATCCCCCGCGAGGCGCGTGGACTCGTACCCCCACGAGCTTTCCGGCGGCATGCGCCAGCGCGTGATGATCGCGATGGCCCTCTCCTGTAACCCCTCGCTCCTGATCGCCGACGAGCCCACCACGGCGCTCGACGTCACCATACAGGCGCAGATACTCGAGCTCCTGCTCGCGGTTCAGCAGGAGCACAGGATGTCCATGCTGCTCATAACCCACGACCTGGGAATCGTCGCAAACATCGCCGACCGCATCGTCATCATGTACGCCGGCGCCGTCATGGAGGAAGGCTCCACCGCGCAGATATTCTCCAATCCGCTTCATCCGTACACCATCGCCCTGTTCGAATCGATCCCCCGGATCGGAGAGCAGAAAGCAAGACTCGCGACCATACCCGGGAGCGTACCCACGATCACCCACGAGCCCCAGGGCTGCGTCTTTCACCCCCGCTGCCCCCGCGGCGACGAAAGCTGCACGCGCGCGCCTATTCCGCTCATACCCAGGCCGGAAGGGCGCACTGTTCGGTGCATAAAGGCAT
Proteins encoded in this window:
- a CDS encoding ABC transporter ATP-binding protein yields the protein MVEKSAGGPPLLEVQDLRVEFRLPDSNLHAVRGVSFSIPEGATLGLVGESGCGKSVSAFSILGLISPPGEITGGSVRFKGADLRMYSDAELDRVRGREIAMIFQEPMSSLNPVLTIGYQIAEPLARHLGMDRRAARARTIELLDQVGIPSPARRVDSYPHELSGGMRQRVMIAMALSCNPSLLIADEPTTALDVTIQAQILELLLAVQQEHRMSMLLITHDLGIVANIADRIVIMYAGAVMEEGSTAQIFSNPLHPYTIALFESIPRIGEQKARLATIPGSVPTITHEPQGCVFHPRCPRGDESCTRAPIPLIPRPEGRTVRCIKA